One genomic segment of Helianthus annuus cultivar XRQ/B chromosome 14, HanXRQr2.0-SUNRISE, whole genome shotgun sequence includes these proteins:
- the LOC110905020 gene encoding ceramide kinase isoform X2, translated as MLVFQDQVDRSTCLGIPILSKHDTSIKISDVYAVEFIDWGLVHDTLLTNPGFLLGHASEMYRFTVHGVARSKSQSSLWAPVVYTFGHVDKQTCQTWVNKINSFLSLETDRPKSLLVYVNPGSGKGNGCRTWESVAPIFSQAKVKTKVIVTERAGHAFEAMASITNLELNMYDGVVAVGGDGFFNEILNGILLTRHRAPYPPSPPNDDPTVQNESDVLLHDPTVTIVDSTVSNDDESPLLKRSKLNESQAISLNLDSEMSFPNERFRFGLIPSGSTDAIVMCTTGVRDPMTSALQIILGKRVCLDIVQVVRWDKSHASKNEPHVRYAASFAGYGFYGDVITESEKYRWMGPKRYDYAGTKVFLRHRSYEAKVAYMKAESEKTNVGANARRIKAFWGLSKESERVACRAKCDICNDASAGQQIEKPDPKQESNWVSVKGRFLSIGAAVISCRNEKAPDGLVAEAHLSDGFLHLVLIKECPRAFYLWHLTQLARKGGTPLNFDFVEHHKTTTFTFTSSGEESVWNVDGEILQAQKLSAQVFRGLISLFASGPET; from the exons GACCAAGTGGACCGTTCAACGTGTTTAGGAATACCGATTCTATCCAAACATGATACCTCAATCAAGATTTCAGATGTTTATGCTGTTGAGTTTATAGATTGGGGTTTGGTGCATGATACCCTTCTCACAAACCCTGGATTCCTATTGGGTCATGCATCCGAG ATGTATCGGTTCACGGTGCATGGTGTAGCGAGGTCAAAAAGTCAATCGTCTCTGTGGGCTCCGGTTGTTTATACATTTGGTCATGTGGATAAGCAAACGTGTCAAACGTGGGTCAACAAGATAAACTCTTTTCTAAGCTTGGAAACGGATCGACCTAAGAGCCTTCTG GTTTACGTTAATCCAGGAAGCGGAAAAGGAAACGGCTGTCGAACATGGGAAAGTGTAGCTCCAATCTTTTCTCAAGCTAAAGTGAAAACAAAG GTTATTGTTACAGAAAGGGCCGGGCATGCTTTCGAAGCGATGGCTTCTATTACAAACCTCGAGCTTAATATGTACGATGGAGTTGTAGCCGTT GGTGGTGATGGATTTTTTAACGAGATTCTTAACGGGATTCTATTGACAAGACATAGAGCTCCTTATCCACCTTCCCCTCCAAATGACGATCCAACTGTTCAAAACGAAAGTGATGTATTACTTCATGACCCCACGGTAACCATTGTGGACTCTACGGTTTCTAATGACGACGAGTCTCCTCttcttaaaaggtcaaaactcaACGAATCACAAGCCATAAGTCTCA ATCTAGATTCTGAAATGTCTTTTCCAAATGAACGATTTCGATTCGGGCTTATTCCTTCTGGTTCCACTGATGCTATCGTAATGTG CACAACTGGGGTGCGGGATCCGATGACGTCAGCGCTGCAAATTATCTTGGGTAAAAGGGTATGCCTTGATATAGTTCAAGTCGTGAGATGGGATAAATCACACGCGTCCAAGAACGAGCCTCATGTACGCTATGCAGCTTCCTTTGCTGG TTATGGATTTTACGGAGACGTTATTACAGAGAGCGAGAAATACCGGTGGATGGGGCCGAAGAGATACGACTATGCCGGAACAAAAGTGTTCCTTAGGCACAG GTCGTATGAGGCAAAAGTAGCGTATATGAAAGCGGAATCAGAAAAGACGAATGTGGGTGCGAATGCAAGAAGGATAAAAGCGTTTTGGGGTTTATCTAAAGAGTCAGAAAGAGTCGCTTGCCGGGCCAAATGTGATATTTGTAATGACGCATCAGCGGGCCaacaaatagaaaaacctgacccGAAACAAGAATCGAATTGGGTTAGCGTTAAAGGACGGTTTCTTAGCATTGGGGCTGCTGTTATCTCGTGCAGAAACGAAAAGGCGCCTGATGGATTGGTTGCTGAAGCACACCTTTCCGATGGTTTTCTGCATCTTGTTTTGATCAAAGAGTGCCCTCGTGCTTTCTATTTGTG GCATCTCACTCAGTTAGCAAGAAAGGGTGGGACCCCCCTGAATTTCGATTTCGTAGAACACCATAaa